A genomic stretch from Scomber scombrus chromosome 8, fScoSco1.1, whole genome shotgun sequence includes:
- the LOC133985298 gene encoding LOW QUALITY PROTEIN: interferon-induced protein with tetratricopeptide repeats 1-like (The sequence of the model RefSeq protein was modified relative to this genomic sequence to represent the inferred CDS: inserted 1 base in 1 codon; substituted 1 base at 1 genomic stop codon) yields the protein MNLFLSDAQSQSTLEAKLKALHCHFTWDIDTRRAELFRLRDKLEDIGTDDGNSWLGHIYNLQGYIQYQLGLTDDARCFLNKATEAFRQSRNPVLDEGPWLVVNYGNLAWLHHQLGEQAESQTYLSKVDTLLKKYPSPSHDELHPEIYAEKAWTLMKFGKDKKVLVIDYFQRAIRMQPDIVEWNTSYVIALVNPYKYSAESVEGDITGKMGMAKEHDAKNLYLAVLELEQRAKKGERIEDEARELARKVLENPVSSYSGMKKLLWIYSKHISLDRAIDLAEKALEKHPHVRYLKWCAALCYEWRILSQNPVEQSKMDRAVRIAAAQSQSTLEDKLKALQCHFTWDIDPSRSKLXRIKDKLEDIGTDDGNSWLGHIYNLQGYIQYQLGFTEEARHFISEVAEAFRQSRNTVSDEGPWLVVNYGNLAWLHHQLGEEAESETYLSKVDNLLKEYPSPSLDELHPEVYAEKAWTLMKFGKDKKLLAAGYFQRAIRMQPDMVEWNTSYMIALVNAVKCFEDTPLEEEILEKIEMAKEQDPENMYLAIFDLEQRARKGERIEDEVRELARKVLENPVSSYSGMKALLWVYKKYVSVDEAIDLAEEALEKHPDEHFLKRCAALCYKWRILSHEPLKQSKIQRAVHLHKEVIALYPDGSLLNXLNLALIYAKSYHGLAEAEQIYQEQLEKDLEPVEKQMLYHYYAKHLMCDRRDYHRAIEYHMKAAEMPEETNFKENSITFLQSIVDGNRRPRCREIEEFLSKLEV from the exons ATGAACTTATTCTTAAG TGATGCTCAGAGTCAGTCAACACTGGAGGCCAAACTGAAGGCCCTGCACTGCCACTTCACCTGGGACATCGACACCAGAAGGGCCGAGCTTTTCCGTCTCAGGGACAAACTGGAGGACATCGGCACCGATGATGGAAACAGCTGGCTGGGTCACATTTACAACCTGCAGGGATACATTCAATACCAGCTGGGCTTGACTGATGACGCCCGGTGTTTCCTCAACAAGGCCACAGAGGCCTTCCGCCAGTCAAGAAACCCCGTCTTAGATGAAGGTCCCTGGTTGGTGGTGAACTACGGGAACCTGGCTTGGCTGCACCACCAGCTGGGAGAACAAGCAGAGAGTCAGACTTACCTGTCAAAGGTCGACACCCTGCTAAAAAAATACCCATCTCCATCCCACGATGAGCTCCATCCAGAGATCTACGCTGAAAAAGCCTGGACCCTGATGAAGTTCGGCAAAGACAAAAAGGTGCTGGTCATAGATTACTTCCAAAGAGCCATTAGGATGCAGCCGGACATAGTGGAATGGAACACCAGCTATGTGATTGCATTAGTGAATCCTTATAAGTACAGCGCCGAATCAGTGGAGGGAGACATCACTGGGAAAATGGGAATGGCCAAGGAACATGATGCAAAGAATTTGTACCTTGCTGTTCTCGAACTCGAGCAGCGTGctaagaaaggagaaagaattGAAGATGAAGCACGTGAGTTAGCCAGAAAGGTTTTGGAGAATCCTGTCAGCAGCTACAGTGGTATGAAAAAGTTATTGTGGatttacagtaaacacataTCTCTTGATAGAGCTATTGATTTGGCAGAGAAGGCTCTGGAAAAACATCCACATGTACGTTACCTGAAGTGGTGTGCTGCTCTCTGCTATGAATGGAGGATCCTCTCCCAAAATCCTGTGGAGCAAAGCAAGATGGACAGAGCG GTAAGAATAGC TGCTGCTCAGAGTCAGTCAACACTGGAGGACAAACTGAAGGCCCTGCAGTGCCACTTCACCTGGGACATCGACCCCAGCAGGTCCAAAC TTCGTATCAAGGACAAACTGGAGGACATCGGCACCGATGATGGGAACAGCTGGCTGGGTCACATTTACAACCTGCAGGGATACATTCAATACCAGCTGGGCTTCACTGAAGAGGCTCGACATTTCATCAGTGAAGTCGCAGAGGCCTTCCGCCAGTCAAGAAACACTGTCTCCGATGAAGGTCCCTGGTTGGTGGTGAACTACGGGAACCTGGCTTGGCTGCACCACCAGCTGGGAGAAGAAGCAGAGAGTGAGACTTACCTGTCAAAGGTCGACAACCTTCTGAAAGAATACCCATCTCCATCCCTGGATGAGCTCCATCCAGAGGTCTACGCTGAAAAAGCCTGGACCCTGATGAAGTTCGGCAAAGACAAAAAGCTACTGGCTGCAGGTTACTTCCAGAGAGCCATCAGGATGCAGCCAGACATGGTGGAGTGGAACACCAGCTATATGATAGCGTTAGTGAATgctgtaaagtgctttgaagacACACCACTGGAAGAAGAGATCCTGGAGAAAATAGAAATGGCCAAGGAACAAGATCCAGAGAATATGTATCTTGCTATTTTCGACCTTGAGCAGCGTGctaggaaaggagaaagaattGAAGATGAAGTACGCGAGTTAGCCAGAAAGGTTTTGGAGAATCCTGTCAGCAGCTACAGTGGTATGAAAGCGTTGTTATGGgtttacaaaaaatatgtatCTGTTGATGAAGCTATTGATTTGGCAGAGGAGGCTCTGGAGAAACATCCAGATGAACATTTCCTGAAGAGATGTGCTGCTCTCTGCTACAAATGGAGGATCCTTTCACATGAACCCCTGAAGCAAAGCAAGATACAGAGAGCAGTCCATCTCCACAAAGAAGTGATTGCTCTTTATCCTGATGGCTCACTTTTGAATTAACTGAATCTTGCACTGATATACGCGAAGTCATATCACGGCCTGGCTGAAGCTGAGCAGATTTACCAGGAACAACTAGAGAAGGATCTGGAACCTGTGGAGAAACAGATGCTGTACCACTACTACGCAAAACACTTAATGTGTGATCGACGAGATTATCACAGGGCGATAGAATATcacatgaaggcagcagagaTGCCAGAAGAAACCAACTTTAAAGAGAACAGCATCACATTCCTACAGAGCATTGTAGACGGAAACAGGAGACCAAGATGTAGAGAAATAGAGGAGTTCCTGTCCAAGCTGGAAGTCTAG